The DNA sequence TCGCCAGCGTTCTACAATTCTTGACCCTTCAATCAGAGCAAAAACTGTGTTCGTATTACCAGCATCAATTGTTAACAACATATTGGACCTCGTTAACTCTTATTCGGCGGAAAGACATCGCCAGCATATATACACTTTTCCCTGCCATCGTCCAGCATTACTATCAATCCCCCGTCAACGCCAAGACGCTGTATAACTCCTGTGAATGTTTCCGTTGCTGTGCGGATGAGGCGCTTTTGACCTAATCCCCACCCCACAGCTGACCAGGACGCATAAATAGCTTCATCTTGCTTGTTTATCCATTGCTGAAGATAAGCTTCACACTGCAGAGAGAGAAAACGCGTAAACTCTTTCACAGAGATCTCAATCCCTTTTTGTTTTAAACATACGGCATCAAACTTAGTTTCCTGGGGTGAATGAGTAAGATTAACTCCAATGCCAATGACAAGGTACTCAAGAGAATGATCTGCTTTCATCGCACTTTCAATGAGAACACCGCTAACCTTGCAACCGTCAATGAGGATGTCATTGGGCCATTTACATTGTATTGAGGACTCCCGAACTCCGCAATCAATAAGGGCGTCACGAATGGCAAGAGCCACGGCAAAAGGTAGTGCTGCGCAGTCACTTGCTTTCATTGAGGGCCTCAATAGGAGGCTACCAAAAAAATTCCCTTGATAAGAAGTCCACTGGCGACCTCTTCTTCCTCGGCCCGCTGACTGAGAGCCTGCAAGGATCCACAAAGGGCCCTTCTCCCCCTTTTGAGCAAGAGACGTTGCACACTCATTGGTACTGGATAGGGAAGAAAAAAAGAAAGCCTCAGTACCCGAAGGAACCAAGGCTGACCAATTTTCTTCTGCCGAATTAAGCATCAATTTTTAGCTAAACACACCTGCAGCCCAAGCAGCGGCTGAAGCAAGCGACCCAATAAGAACAAAACTTACAGGAGAATTAACCACCGCTGTGACACCAATTACAGCTGATAGGGCTGATGATTGTGTTGCATCAAATGGCTCTGCAGCATCATCAAAGAACATAACCTTAATAATGCGAAGGTAATAATAGGCACTTACAACAGAAGTCAGAACAGCAATCACAGCCACAGTAATCAGATTAGCATTCACTGCTGCAAGAATAACTTCCCATTTACCGAAAAAGCCAGCCAAACCTGGAATTCCTGCAAGAGAGAACATAAAGATTGCAAGAGCAACTGCCATAGGCAAATTATTTTTAGAGAGGCCCGCAAGGTCATCGATACTCTCAACCATTTTACCACCGCGGCGCATTGTCAAAATAACAGCGAAAGCCCCTAAAGTCATAGTGGTGTATATTGCACCATAAATCAACAAAGCCTGTATACCGCCTGCAGCAGCACCGGCTGCAAGGCCAACAAGAGCATATCCAGCATGTCCAATAGAGGAATAAGCCATCAGGCGCTTGATGTTAGACTGCATGAGTGCCACAAAAGCACCCACAAGCATAGAAGCCACTGAGATAAAGATTACAACTTGAGACCACTGTGTCGAAGCATCTGGGAAAGCCCCATACATGGCACGAACAAAAAGAGCAAGAGCTGCGACCTTAGGTGCCGCAGCGAAAAAGGCTGTGACAGGGGTTGGAGCACCCTCATAGACATCAGGTGTCCACATGTGGAAGGGAACAGCAGAAACTTTAAACGCAAGACCCGCAAGCAAGAAGACGAGACCAACAATTAAGCCGATATTAGTTCCAGCTTCCTTTGAAGCCAATGCAACTGTATCAAAATCTGTACTGCCTGCAAAGCCATAGATAAAGCTGATACCGTATAGAAGCATGCCTGATGATAAGGCCCCAAGAACAAAATATTTTAGGCCCGCCTCAGTTGAGCGTTGACGGTCTCGGTTAATAGCCGCCAAAACATAGAGGGCAAGAGATTGTAATTCCAAGCCTACATAAAGCGTGAGGAAATTATTTGACGACACCATTAGGAACATGCCCAAGGTAGCCAAGACGATCAGCACAGGATATTCAAAGCGTTTAATGCCCATATCCTTTAAGAACGGTCCTGACATTAAAATCGCAATTAACGACCCAACAAGCATGACTGTTTTTGTAAAGATGGCAAAGGAATCTGTGATGAACAGATTATTGAAAGCCAAGGTTTTCTCAGCAGCCCCTTCATTGATGGTAATGAAACCAACAACAGCCAACAGGAGAATAGAAATTAGGGCAACTCGGTCAAAAGCTGCTTCTTTATCCTTAGTAAAGACACCGATCATTAAGAGTGCCATCGCCCCAATTGCCAAGATAAGCTCTGGCAGTGCAGCGGTAAGGTTTTGAAGTTCAGTCATCTAAACTCTCTCCTACTTAGCCGCAGTCGCAGCAGCTTTTTTATCACTCTTAGTCTGAGCTTTAGCTGCCTCAATCGCTGGCGTTAGTCTGGTTTCAATCAAATTATTTACACTGGCCTGCATGGGCTCTGTGAACGAAGATGGATAAACACCCATCCAAAGAACAACAGCCACTAGGGGCGCAAAGATCACCTTCTCACGGGTGGTCAAATCAATCATCTTCTTATTATCTTCATGAACAAGTTCACCGAAGACAACTCTAAGGACAAGGTAAAGCATATAGCCCGCACCTAAGATCACACCTGTTGCTGCTCCAAAAGCCAACCAGCTTGAATATTGATATGCCCCAAGTAGAACCATGAATTCACCAACGAATCCTGATGTTCCTGGTAGGCCAATCGACGCCATTGAGAAGAAGACCATGAGGACAGCAAAAAGCTTCATGTTATTAGCAAGACCTTGGTAGCGAACGATTTCCCGAGTATGTAAGCGATCATAGATAACCCCTACACAGAGGAAAAGTGCGCCGGATACAATACCGTGAGATAGCATCTGGAAGATAGATCCTACAATTCCAGCATTGTTAAAGACGAAAATACCGATTGTCACAAAGCCCATATGCGCCACAGATGAGTAGGCAATCAGCTTTTTAATGTCTTCTTGAACAAGCGCAACAAGAGATGTGTAGATCACAGCAATGACCGAGAGCCAAAAGACAAAATCTGCAAAATAGACCGATGCATCTGGAAACATAGGAAGGCTAAATCGCAAGAAACCGTAACCACCCATTTTCAATAAAACACCCGCAAGGATTACGGACCCTGCTGTCGGCGCTTGAACGTGGGCATCAGGTAACCATGTATGGACAGGCCACATAGGCATTTTCACAGCAAAAGAAGCGAAGAATGCCAACCAGAGCCATTTTTGAATATCTGCATCAAAGTTATAGCTCATTAGAGTTGGTATATCAGTCGTCCCTGTCTGCAAATACATATACATGACAGCAACAAGCATCAATACTGAACCTAAAAGAGTATAGAGAAAGAATTTATAGGAAGCATATATTCTATTTACACCACCCCAAACACCAATGATTAAGAACATTGGAATGAGGCCAGCCTCAAAGAAGATATAAAATGTGAATATATCAAGAGCGATAAAGACACCAAACATGAGCGCTTCTAACAAGAGAAAGGCAATCATATATTCTTTGACCCGTGTATTAATGACTTTCAAACTACAGCCGATAACAAAAGGCATCAGAAAAGCTGAAAGTACAACAAACAGCATGGAAATTCCATCAACCCCAACGCGGTAGTTGAAAGGTCCATACCATTCTGCACTATCCACAAACTGGAAGCCAGCTTGAGAATTATCAAAAAGAGCCCATAAAAGAATAGACAGGACAAAGGCAACCAACGTTGTCAGCATGGCGACGGCGCGGATGTTGCGGTTCTCAATCTCTTTATCTTCATGTTTGATAAAGAGCATCACAAGAACGCCTACCACGGGCACAGCCAGCATCAACGATAATAAATGTTGTTCAATAAGTACCATAATTAAGTTCCTCTACCCCTAGTGGCCTGCAGATGAGCTAACGAAGTATGTAACGACAAGCGCCACACCAACAAGCATCACAAAGGCGTAATGATACAAATAACCGGTTTGGAGTTTGCGAACCTGAGCCGCAATTCCTGCGATTGCTGATGACACACCATTCGGTCCAAAACCATCAATGGTATCTTCATCACCGCGTTTCCAGAAGAAACGGCCAATCCACATAGATGGACGAATAAAGATTAAGTCGTAGAGCTCATCCCAATACCATTTGTTGAGAAGGAAGGCATAAAGCCCGTCGTGCAACTCTGCGGTTCTCTGAGGCAATGTCCCTGAGAGACGATCGCTTGCTCTGAGCGCACCGTAGAAGACAATGACCAAAGCAAAAGCAGAGAAGTAGAAAACATAGGTCAAATGCGCTGTAAAGGACCATATAGACAGTGCCAGAAGGCCAACTGTACCACCCCAGGCAGCTGCTTTCGGCAGCTCAAGGCGCGGCGTATAGAAAACAAGTGCGAGGAAAAGCCCAAAGATCATCGCAAAAAATGGTGCTTTCTGCGCTGCCATTGGAATGGCATAGGCCGCGTCCATCACGTCGCCTTTTGCTGTCACTAAAGCCCCATTCCAAAAGGCTTCACGGGCTTCGCCGACAAATTGAGGGGCAAAATACCACCCTGCAAACAGAGCGCCGATTGCAAGAATTAAAAGTGGAAGTTTCATGACCAGAGGGCCTTCATGGGCATGATCATATGTATGCTTGTCCGCGCGTGTTTTCCCAAAGAAAGTAAGGAAAGCCAGGCGCCAGCTATAAAAACTAGTCATGAATGCTGCAAAGACAGTCAGGACGAAGGCAAACTGTCCACCGGCTGTTTCTGTTGCAAATGCAGAGAAAATGATCAGGTCTTTAGAGAAATAGCCTGAAAGCAATGGGAAACCAGTAATGGCAAGAGTACCAATAAGCATTACAGTTGCTGTGAAAGGAATTTTCTTCCAGAGCCCGCCCATATTGCGCATGTCTTGCTCGTGATGCATGGCATGAATAACAGACCCTGCACCCAAGAAGAGTAATGCTTTAAAGAAGGCGTGTGTAAACAAGTGGAAGATCCCTGCACCAAAGGCGCCCACGCCCAGAGCCACAAACATATAGCCAAGCTGCGAACATGTCGAATAAGCAATCACACGTTTAATGTCATTTTGAACGAGACCAACAGAGGCTGCAAAGAGAGCCGTCATCGCGCCGACAATCGTCACAAGATACATTGCGTCTGGTGAATAAGCAAAGACTGGGCTAAAGCGGGCCACAAGGAAAACGCCTGCTGTTACCATGGTCGCTGCGTGAATAAGCGCTGACACAGGTGTCGGGCCTTCCATGGCATCAGGGAGCCAAGTATGCAACCCAAGCTGAGCTGATTTACCCATAGCGCCAACAAACAGCAAGATACAGATAATCGTAATCGCATTTAGATCGTACCCAAGGAACGATAATGTCGCCTCTTGATACTGACCAATATTTGCAAAGATATCATCAAAGACAACTGAACCTGTTAAGACAAAGACAGCGTAGATGCCAAGGGAAAATCCAAAGTCACCCACACGGTTCACGACAAAAGCCTTAATCGCCGCCGCATTCGCTGATGGTTTCTTGAACCAGAAACCGATCAACAGATAGGAAGCCAAGCCTACACCTTCCCAGCCAAAGAACATTTGAACCAAGTTATCAGCTGTGACAAGCATCAACATCGCAAAAGTGAAGAGCGAAAGATACGCAAAGAAACGAGGCTTATGCGGATCCTCTTCCATATAAGATATAGAATACATATGCACTAAGGAAGAAACCGTATTGACAACAACCAGCATAACACCGGTGAGCATGTCGATTTTAAAAGACCAGTTAAACTGAAGGTCTCCAGAAGAGACCCAAGTCAACACATGTACAATCTCTTTATGACCATTCATAATCTGAGTGAAAGCAACCCATGAAAGAACTGCAGAGACAATCAACAAACCTGTTGTGACATATTGGCTTGCTTTATCGCCGATCTGGCGACCAAAACAACCTGCAATCAAGAATCCGATAAGCGGAAGGAATACAATAGCTTTATACAACATAGTCCTGCCTAGCCTTTCATTTGGTTAATATCTTCCACCGCAATAGAACCGCGGTTACGGAAGTAAATAACAAGGATCGCTAACCCGATTGCAGCTTCAGCAGCAGCAACAGTCAGGATAAACATTGCAAAAATTTGACCCACAAGATCTCCTTGATAAGAAGAAAAGGCCACGAGGTTAATATTCACTGCTAACAGCATAAGCTCTACAGACATAAGGATAATGATCACATTCTTTCGGTTAAGAAAAATACCGAAAATCCCAAAGACAAAGAGAATAGCCCCTACAGCTAGATAGTGTGCAAGAGTAATTTCCATCATCACTACCTCCTATTCTTTACCAGCGATAGGGCCAGTGACGCCCTCGCCTGATTTTACATCAACAAGTTTGAAGGCGTCTTCTGGGCGACGTCGAACCTGTGAATTAATATTTTGTTTCTTCACACCTGTTCTTGTTCTCAGCGTGAGAACAATTGCACCAATCATCGCAACAAGTAAGATCATGCCCGATGCTTGGAAAATCAACAGATAGTCTGTGTAGATAAGGTTACCAAGAGCTTCCGTATTAGGAATATCTGACATTTTTGCGTCCAAATTCTTCTCAGAATTGGGTGCGAAATGCCATGTACCAATGATCACAATCAGCTCAACCAACATGATCAAGCCGATAATAGCTCCGTAAGGTAGATACTGGAGGAACCCTTGGCGAAGCTCAACAAAGTTAATATCAAGCATCATCACTACAAAGAGGAAGAGAACAGCAACAGCGCCCACATATACAATGATTAACAGCATTGCTAGGAATTCAGCACCCAACAATACAAAAAGTGCAGCCGCACTAAAGAATGCCAAAATGAGCCACATAACCGAGTGCACTGGGTTTCTGGCCGAAATAACCAGCACACCCGATGCCACTGTCACAAAGGCAAAGAGATAAAAAGCAAGGCTAGCTACAGGAATATCAAATATCATCTGTCAAATCCTTAGCGGTAAGGTGCATCAGCGGCAAGGTTCGCAGCGATTTCTCGCTCCCAACGTTCACCGTTTTCAAGCAGCTTTTCTTTATTATACATAAGCTCTGCGCGTGTCTCTGTCGCGAATTCAAAATTCGGTCCTTCAACCACAGCATCCACAGGGCAAGCTTCCTGACAAAATCCACAATAGATACATTTTGTCATGTCGATATCATATTTAGTCGTACGACGGGATCCATCTTCACGAGGCTCAGCTTCGATTGTGATGGCTTGCGCCGGACAGATCGCCTCACATAATTTACAAGCAATACAGCGTTCTTCACCATTTGGGTAACGACGCAGTGCATGCTCCCCCCGAAACCGTGGGCTGAGAGGCCCTTTCTCATAGGGATAATTGATGGTAGCCTTCGGAGCGAAAAAATATTTCATAGACAGAAATACGGCACCCACGAATTCTAAAAGGAAGAGGCTCTTAATAAATTGCATCATCGTCCTTATCCTTTCACCGGCAGCATATCGCCGTAAACAAGAATGGCACTATAGAAAATCACAAAGAATAGTGAGAGAGGTAGAAAGACTTTCCAACCCAATCGCATCAGCTGATCATAACGATAGCGTGGTACAAATGCTTTAACGAGAGCAAATAGGAAGAAACCAAAAGCCGTTTTACCCAGAAGCCAGATCCATCCAGGAATAAAATCCAAAGCAGGAATGATTGGATCCCAGCCTCCCAGGAAGAGAATAGCCATCACAGCACTCATCAATAGAATATTCGCATATTCCCCAAGGAAGAACAGTGCAAAAGCCATCGATGAATATTCAACCTGATATCCAGCAACCAATTCCGCTTCTGCTTCTGGTAAGTCAAAGGGAGGCCTATTTGTCTCTGCTAAGGCAGAAATAAAGAAGATCACATAAATTGGGAAGAAAGCCCACATATGCCAATTCCAGATGCCACCCTCTTGAGCGATCACAACATCTGCTAGGTTCAGAGAGCCTACTTTTAGAAGCACACAGATCAATACGAAACCAATCGATACTTCGTATGAGACCATTTGTGCCGCAGATCTAAGGCCACCGAGGAAAGCATAGCGTGAATTTGATGCCCAACCCGACATGATAATGCCGTAAACCCCTAAAGATGAGATCGCAAGGATATAAAGAATTCCAACATTAAGGTTGGAAATGGCAACAACGACTCCGTCATCAGTCATATCCCATGGAATGACAGCCCAACCAACCATCGCTAGAACGAAAGTAATCATAGGCGCCATTAAGAAAATGACCTTGTTAGCCCCTGCTGGAATGACAGTTTCCTTCAAAAACAGTTTAAAACCATCTGCAAAAGACTGAAGCAAGCCAAACGGCCCAACAACGTTAGGGCCTCGGCGCATTTGAACCGCGGCCCAAATCTTACGATCGAAGTAAACCGAGAAAGCGACTGCTAAAAGAAGAGGCAGGACAATGGCAAGAATGGATGCCACAATCGCGAACAAGTAGGTAAAACTACCGCCCCCCGTTAATTCAGCAAAAAAGCTATTAATTATCTCAACCATATTATTCCGCAGCCTCCTGAGCTTCAGTCTCACGAGCCGTTACACAGTCCGCCATAATGTCGGAAGCTCTCGCAATTGGATTTGTGAGGTAATAGTTGTCGACATAAGTGGTAATGCCGTTTTGAGAAATAGGTCCTTTGGTGCCAAAATCACCCCAAGCATTGTCATGCAGGGCATCAATTTGGGCTGTGGCAGGAACAGCTTTTTCAAGCTTCGCGCGCAATTGACCCAAATTGTTATACGGCAATGTGTCGCCTACCACATCAGACAGAGCCCTTAAGATTGTCCAGTCTTCACGAGCATCACCAGGCGCTGCGACCGCTTTGGCTGTGCGTTGTACACGGCCTTCAGTATTCGCGTAAGTTCCTGATTTTTCAGTATAAGATGCTGATGGCAGGATAACATTAGCATGTTTAACACCCTCATCACCATGGGTTCCTATATAGACTGTAAAGACATCTTTGAATGACGCTGTATCGAAATCGTCAGCTCCAAGGTTAAAGACAGCTTTCGTTTTTCCTGCCTGAGCATCGTTCAAAAGAGCATCCATGCCGCCTTTTGTTGTGAGACCAAGATC is a window from the Temperatibacter marinus genome containing:
- a CDS encoding biotin--[acetyl-CoA-carboxylase] ligase translates to MLNSAEENWSALVPSGTEAFFFSSLSSTNECATSLAQKGEKGPLWILAGSQSAGRGRRGRQWTSYQGNFFGSLLLRPSMKASDCAALPFAVALAIRDALIDCGVRESSIQCKWPNDILIDGCKVSGVLIESAMKADHSLEYLVIGIGVNLTHSPQETKFDAVCLKQKGIEISVKEFTRFLSLQCEAYLQQWINKQDEAIYASWSAVGWGLGQKRLIRTATETFTGVIQRLGVDGGLIVMLDDGREKCIYAGDVFPPNKS
- the nuoN gene encoding NADH-quinone oxidoreductase subunit NuoN, which translates into the protein MTELQNLTAALPELILAIGAMALLMIGVFTKDKEAAFDRVALISILLLAVVGFITINEGAAEKTLAFNNLFITDSFAIFTKTVMLVGSLIAILMSGPFLKDMGIKRFEYPVLIVLATLGMFLMVSSNNFLTLYVGLELQSLALYVLAAINRDRQRSTEAGLKYFVLGALSSGMLLYGISFIYGFAGSTDFDTVALASKEAGTNIGLIVGLVFLLAGLAFKVSAVPFHMWTPDVYEGAPTPVTAFFAAAPKVAALALFVRAMYGAFPDASTQWSQVVIFISVASMLVGAFVALMQSNIKRLMAYSSIGHAGYALVGLAAGAAAGGIQALLIYGAIYTTMTLGAFAVILTMRRGGKMVESIDDLAGLSKNNLPMAVALAIFMFSLAGIPGLAGFFGKWEVILAAVNANLITVAVIAVLTSVVSAYYYLRIIKVMFFDDAAEPFDATQSSALSAVIGVTAVVNSPVSFVLIGSLASAAAWAAGVFS
- a CDS encoding NADH-quinone oxidoreductase subunit M — encoded protein: MVLIEQHLLSLMLAVPVVGVLVMLFIKHEDKEIENRNIRAVAMLTTLVAFVLSILLWALFDNSQAGFQFVDSAEWYGPFNYRVGVDGISMLFVVLSAFLMPFVIGCSLKVINTRVKEYMIAFLLLEALMFGVFIALDIFTFYIFFEAGLIPMFLIIGVWGGVNRIYASYKFFLYTLLGSVLMLVAVMYMYLQTGTTDIPTLMSYNFDADIQKWLWLAFFASFAVKMPMWPVHTWLPDAHVQAPTAGSVILAGVLLKMGGYGFLRFSLPMFPDASVYFADFVFWLSVIAVIYTSLVALVQEDIKKLIAYSSVAHMGFVTIGIFVFNNAGIVGSIFQMLSHGIVSGALFLCVGVIYDRLHTREIVRYQGLANNMKLFAVLMVFFSMASIGLPGTSGFVGEFMVLLGAYQYSSWLAFGAATGVILGAGYMLYLVLRVVFGELVHEDNKKMIDLTTREKVIFAPLVAVVLWMGVYPSSFTEPMQASVNNLIETRLTPAIEAAKAQTKSDKKAAATAAK
- the nuoL gene encoding NADH-quinone oxidoreductase subunit L, with the protein product MYKAIVFLPLIGFLIAGCFGRQIGDKASQYVTTGLLIVSAVLSWVAFTQIMNGHKEIVHVLTWVSSGDLQFNWSFKIDMLTGVMLVVVNTVSSLVHMYSISYMEEDPHKPRFFAYLSLFTFAMLMLVTADNLVQMFFGWEGVGLASYLLIGFWFKKPSANAAAIKAFVVNRVGDFGFSLGIYAVFVLTGSVVFDDIFANIGQYQEATLSFLGYDLNAITIICILLFVGAMGKSAQLGLHTWLPDAMEGPTPVSALIHAATMVTAGVFLVARFSPVFAYSPDAMYLVTIVGAMTALFAASVGLVQNDIKRVIAYSTCSQLGYMFVALGVGAFGAGIFHLFTHAFFKALLFLGAGSVIHAMHHEQDMRNMGGLWKKIPFTATVMLIGTLAITGFPLLSGYFSKDLIIFSAFATETAGGQFAFVLTVFAAFMTSFYSWRLAFLTFFGKTRADKHTYDHAHEGPLVMKLPLLILAIGALFAGWYFAPQFVGEAREAFWNGALVTAKGDVMDAAYAIPMAAQKAPFFAMIFGLFLALVFYTPRLELPKAAAWGGTVGLLALSIWSFTAHLTYVFYFSAFALVIVFYGALRASDRLSGTLPQRTAELHDGLYAFLLNKWYWDELYDLIFIRPSMWIGRFFWKRGDEDTIDGFGPNGVSSAIAGIAAQVRKLQTGYLYHYAFVMLVGVALVVTYFVSSSAGH
- the nuoK gene encoding NADH-quinone oxidoreductase subunit NuoK; amino-acid sequence: MMEITLAHYLAVGAILFVFGIFGIFLNRKNVIIILMSVELMLLAVNINLVAFSSYQGDLVGQIFAMFILTVAAAEAAIGLAILVIYFRNRGSIAVEDINQMKG
- a CDS encoding NADH-quinone oxidoreductase subunit J — translated: MPVASLAFYLFAFVTVASGVLVISARNPVHSVMWLILAFFSAAALFVLLGAEFLAMLLIIVYVGAVAVLFLFVVMMLDINFVELRQGFLQYLPYGAIIGLIMLVELIVIIGTWHFAPNSEKNLDAKMSDIPNTEALGNLIYTDYLLIFQASGMILLVAMIGAIVLTLRTRTGVKKQNINSQVRRRPEDAFKLVDVKSGEGVTGPIAGKE
- the nuoI gene encoding NADH-quinone oxidoreductase subunit NuoI → MMQFIKSLFLLEFVGAVFLSMKYFFAPKATINYPYEKGPLSPRFRGEHALRRYPNGEERCIACKLCEAICPAQAITIEAEPREDGSRRTTKYDIDMTKCIYCGFCQEACPVDAVVEGPNFEFATETRAELMYNKEKLLENGERWEREIAANLAADAPYR
- the nuoH gene encoding NADH-quinone oxidoreductase subunit NuoH, producing MVEIINSFFAELTGGGSFTYLFAIVASILAIVLPLLLAVAFSVYFDRKIWAAVQMRRGPNVVGPFGLLQSFADGFKLFLKETVIPAGANKVIFLMAPMITFVLAMVGWAVIPWDMTDDGVVVAISNLNVGILYILAISSLGVYGIIMSGWASNSRYAFLGGLRSAAQMVSYEVSIGFVLICVLLKVGSLNLADVVIAQEGGIWNWHMWAFFPIYVIFFISALAETNRPPFDLPEAEAELVAGYQVEYSSMAFALFFLGEYANILLMSAVMAILFLGGWDPIIPALDFIPGWIWLLGKTAFGFFLFALVKAFVPRYRYDQLMRLGWKVFLPLSLFFVIFYSAILVYGDMLPVKG